The Mycobacterium sp. EPa45 genomic interval GGGCCAGGTCAGGACGCTATCTATGGGTTGATGAAAGAGTTCGGCGTCGGAAGCTACAAGCAGTACGTCGACGGCGAGGCCATGATGGTCGTCGAGGGTAAGCACTATCGCTACGAGGGCACCATCCCGCTGACGATGAGCCCTTGGGCGGCGCTCAACATGGGCGCGGTTTTCCTCGATCTGACCCGGTTGTGCAAAACGATTCCGCTCGAGGCTCCCTGGGAAGCCAAGAATGCCGAGAAGCTGGACCGCATCACCTACGCCTCCTGGCTCAACGACCGCACACTGTCCAAGCCCGCACACACATTGCTGGAAGCCGCGATCGCCGGCCTCTACACGTCGGCGGCATCAGAGACCTCGATGTTGTTCGTCCTACGACAGCTGGCCTCCGGTGGTGGCCCGTCGTTCGTGCTTGGCATCAAGGACGGGTCCCAAGACTCGCGCATCATCGGCGGCATGGGTGCGGTCTCGAGCAAGATGGCCGCCGAGATCGGCGACTCGTTGCACCTGAATCAGCCCGTTCGGCGGATCAAACAGGACGATGACGGGGTCACGGTCGAAGCGGACGGCATGACCGTGCGAGCGCAGCGCGTGATCGTGGCGGTGCCGATCGCTATCGCCAGCCACATTCTCTACGAGCCGATGCTCCCGGTGGACCGATCCTTCCTGCATCAGCGGATCCCCAGCGGCGCCGTCGTGAAGATCAACATCGTGTACGACGAGCCGTTCTGGCGAAAGGACGGACTGACCGGCCAGACATTCGCACCCGGCTCGCTGGCCAACCTGACCATCGACGCGTCCACCGATGCGCCGCGACCCGGGGTGATGTGCGTGATCACCGAGGGCCCCGAAGCGCGCCGGTACACCAAGATGGACCCCGACGCGCGCAAGACAGAGGTGCTGAACAACCTGGTGGAGCGTTTCGGCGAGAAGGCCGCGACACCGGTGGCGTATCTCGATCAGGACTGGAGCGTCGAACGGTATTCGGGCGGAGGCATGCTGAGTCATTGTCCGCCGGGTGTTCTCACCGAGTTCGGCCCCGCCATAACCGAACC includes:
- a CDS encoding FAD-dependent oxidoreductase, with translation MADVDFCVVGAGFAGLTAALRLKQAGRSVALLEARDRIGGRTFTVEGPEGSWIDRGGAWIGPGQDAIYGLMKEFGVGSYKQYVDGEAMMVVEGKHYRYEGTIPLTMSPWAALNMGAVFLDLTRLCKTIPLEAPWEAKNAEKLDRITYASWLNDRTLSKPAHTLLEAAIAGLYTSAASETSMLFVLRQLASGGGPSFVLGIKDGSQDSRIIGGMGAVSSKMAAEIGDSLHLNQPVRRIKQDDDGVTVEADGMTVRAQRVIVAVPIAIASHILYEPMLPVDRSFLHQRIPSGAVVKINIVYDEPFWRKDGLTGQTFAPGSLANLTIDASTDAPRPGVMCVITEGPEARRYTKMDPDARKTEVLNNLVERFGEKAATPVAYLDQDWSVERYSGGGMLSHCPPGVLTEFGPAITEPCGRIHWAGTETSGVMHGWVDGAVRSGERAAKEVTDLELAVTRRS